In Marivirga salinae, a single window of DNA contains:
- a CDS encoding YfiR family protein, giving the protein MRHLKIVALFFVFLFVAKDIIAQEQNYRFHKVFFYSFTKYIEWPEEKKKGDFVIAVMGNSEITPLLKEMAEIKKVGDRSIKVVQLEQVNKGDNYHILFVPADQNQNFATIKSTLNNQPCLLVTESEGMARNGSMINFKDVDGKLRFEVNTKKLEGAGLKMSQELTRFGEEIN; this is encoded by the coding sequence ATGCGTCACTTAAAAATCGTTGCCCTTTTTTTTGTATTCCTTTTTGTTGCCAAGGACATTATTGCCCAAGAGCAGAACTATAGATTTCACAAGGTTTTTTTCTATAGTTTTACTAAATATATTGAATGGCCTGAGGAGAAGAAGAAAGGGGATTTCGTAATTGCCGTAATGGGAAATTCCGAGATTACTCCTTTGTTAAAAGAAATGGCTGAGATAAAAAAAGTGGGAGACAGAAGTATAAAAGTAGTTCAATTAGAACAGGTTAATAAAGGTGATAATTATCATATTTTATTTGTGCCTGCTGATCAAAATCAAAATTTTGCTACAATTAAAAGCACACTTAATAACCAGCCTTGTTTGTTAGTAACAGAATCTGAGGGAATGGCAAGAAATGGTTCGATGATAAATTTTAAGGATGTAGATGGTAAGCTAAGATTCGAAGTAAATACTAAAAAGCTGGAAGGTGCTGGTTTAAAAATGTCTCAGGAACTTACTCGTTTTGGAGAAGAAATAAATTAA
- a CDS encoding Tll0287-like domain-containing protein → MSPSIKFTFGILIMVAWACGFSTEKRRPDKIEETHDQREVKKVSEADIINETKKLGDSISQKVGAVFMGKISEKYTEGGYEAAAKFCSMNAYPLTDSLAKEYKVFLKRVSKQYRNPENAPSDLERQVLEAYEYSIEHGDEIGANVQFIRPGDTILYNKPIRIPSELCLNCHGSPSQISEEVKTILKAEYPNDKATGYKVGDLRGMWSLKFLKKEIVQGL, encoded by the coding sequence ATGTCGCCATCAATCAAATTTACGTTTGGTATATTGATAATGGTGGCTTGGGCTTGTGGGTTCTCTACGGAAAAAAGAAGACCTGATAAGATTGAGGAAACTCATGACCAACGAGAAGTAAAAAAAGTATCGGAAGCGGATATTATTAATGAAACCAAAAAACTAGGCGATTCTATTAGCCAAAAAGTAGGTGCCGTTTTTATGGGTAAAATTTCAGAAAAATATACAGAAGGAGGCTACGAAGCTGCAGCCAAATTTTGTAGTATGAATGCTTATCCGTTAACCGATAGTTTGGCTAAAGAGTATAAAGTTTTCCTGAAAAGAGTTAGCAAGCAATATAGAAACCCTGAAAATGCCCCATCAGATTTAGAACGACAAGTTTTAGAAGCTTATGAATATTCCATTGAACATGGTGATGAAATAGGGGCTAATGTTCAATTCATAAGGCCCGGTGATACCATTCTTTACAATAAACCAATACGAATCCCTTCCGAACTATGTCTCAACTGTCATGGAAGTCCGAGTCAAATTTCTGAGGAAGTTAAAACCATTTTAAAAGCGGAATATCCAAATGATAAAGCAACAGGCTACAAAGTAGGTGATCTTAGAGGAATGTGGAGCCTTAAGTTTTTGAAAAAAGAGATCGTTCAGGGGTTATAA
- the prfA gene encoding peptide chain release factor 1 — MLDRLERMKERFQEVGQLMVQPDAMADMKKFTELSKEYADLEKVVEVYDAYTKVLDDIQQAKNILENEKEPEFREMAKMEWEELKPEKEKLEDELKKMLIPKDPNDSKNAVLEIRAGTGGDEAAIFAGDLFKMYQRFCDKNGLNLTVLDLTFGTAGGYKEIISTVTGKNAYGTLKYESGVHRVQRVPATETQGRVHTSAATVAVLPEIDDVEVEIDMNDVRKDTYCSSGPGGQSVNTTYSAVRLTHEPTGLVVTCQDQKSQLKNFDKALRVLRSRLYEIELAKQNEEVGAQRRSIVRSGDRSDKIRTYNYPQGRVTDHRINYTVHNLPNIMNGEIEDLIENLQIAENASKLDETAQ, encoded by the coding sequence ATGTTAGACAGACTAGAACGTATGAAAGAGCGCTTTCAGGAAGTGGGCCAACTAATGGTTCAGCCTGATGCTATGGCGGATATGAAAAAATTTACCGAACTCAGTAAAGAATATGCTGATTTGGAGAAAGTTGTAGAGGTTTATGATGCCTACACCAAAGTATTGGATGACATTCAACAAGCGAAAAATATACTAGAAAATGAAAAGGAGCCAGAGTTTAGGGAAATGGCCAAGATGGAATGGGAAGAGTTAAAGCCCGAGAAAGAAAAGCTCGAGGATGAATTGAAAAAAATGCTGATTCCTAAAGACCCCAATGATTCTAAAAATGCTGTATTAGAAATCCGTGCTGGAACTGGAGGAGATGAGGCTGCAATTTTTGCAGGTGACCTTTTCAAAATGTATCAGCGCTTTTGTGATAAAAATGGATTAAACTTAACTGTACTCGATTTAACTTTTGGTACAGCAGGCGGGTATAAAGAAATTATTAGTACCGTAACAGGCAAAAATGCATATGGCACCTTGAAATATGAATCAGGAGTGCATAGAGTGCAAAGAGTTCCTGCAACTGAAACACAAGGTAGAGTGCATACTTCAGCTGCAACAGTGGCGGTTTTACCGGAGATTGATGACGTAGAGGTGGAAATTGACATGAATGATGTCAGAAAAGATACGTATTGTTCTTCTGGACCAGGTGGTCAGTCTGTAAATACCACTTATTCTGCCGTTCGATTAACACATGAACCTACTGGATTGGTGGTGACTTGCCAAGATCAAAAATCTCAACTTAAAAACTTTGATAAGGCACTAAGAGTATTGCGCTCTCGTTTGTATGAGATAGAATTAGCAAAACAAAATGAAGAAGTGGGTGCGCAAAGAAGAAGCATAGTTCGAAGTGGAGATAGATCAGATAAAATCAGGACTTATAACTATCCTCAAGGAAGGGTTACCGACCACAGAATCAACTATACAGTACATAATTTACCCAACATCATGAATGGTGAAATTGAAGACCTTATCGAAAATTTACAGATTGCCGAAAATGCCAGCAAATTGGATGAAACGGCTCAATAA
- a CDS encoding GH3 auxin-responsive promoter family protein: MKALLINSAWLFSQKKLSKQFHHLLDDCKKVQEAKLTEYLKKNADTEFGKKYDFKNIKSYQEYVKAVPIIEDYSDIEPYIENMKEGKENVLFPGKPSFFETTSGSGSSPKFIPYNNDLKNEFKAAVAVWMWDLYRLDPKIFSGKAYWSLSPAMKELDKTSGGIAVGTADDSDYFDPFTALLLKEIFAVPSELHKITDSHSFYVKTWQHLLHNSNLTFISVWSPQFLIRLIDFLIENLVEILSLSNCGLSRETMIKKAVFDKNLNLEMLFPSLRLISCWTAGQSKIWLKKLYDISGNIPVQGKGLLSTEGVLSISIGLDKHLLAYTSHFYEFKNEKGEVYRADKILHGETYEVIITTGGGLYRYNTHDLVKCSGFHKSVPCLEFLGRSGNVSDLVGEKIAESSLAEIFEQALKIFPNIEALYLYPEQHQSKANYLLIIESPLAVETEQIVSFVETELFNNPYYKQAIDSGQLGRISTFKVEKNFTRKLTQHYQSVKKIKDGDLKLPLLFPPNFLAPILK; the protein is encoded by the coding sequence ATGAAGGCTTTGCTTATAAATAGCGCATGGTTATTTAGCCAAAAAAAATTATCAAAGCAATTTCACCATCTGCTTGATGATTGTAAAAAAGTGCAGGAAGCTAAATTAACAGAATATTTAAAAAAGAATGCTGACACAGAATTTGGAAAGAAGTATGACTTTAAGAACATAAAATCCTATCAGGAATATGTTAAAGCAGTCCCCATTATAGAAGATTATTCTGACATTGAGCCTTATATCGAAAACATGAAGGAGGGCAAAGAGAATGTGCTGTTTCCTGGTAAACCCTCATTTTTCGAAACCACTTCAGGCTCTGGATCTTCTCCTAAATTTATTCCTTATAACAATGATTTAAAGAATGAATTCAAGGCTGCCGTGGCGGTGTGGATGTGGGATTTATATCGCCTCGATCCAAAAATATTTTCTGGAAAAGCCTATTGGTCATTATCGCCCGCAATGAAAGAGTTGGATAAAACTTCGGGCGGAATAGCTGTTGGAACAGCTGATGATTCAGATTATTTCGATCCCTTCACCGCTTTGTTATTAAAAGAAATATTTGCGGTTCCTTCTGAACTTCATAAAATTACCGACTCTCACTCATTTTATGTAAAAACATGGCAGCATCTTTTACACAATTCGAATTTAACTTTTATTTCCGTTTGGAGTCCCCAATTTTTGATCCGGCTGATAGATTTTTTGATAGAAAATCTAGTAGAGATATTGTCTCTCAGTAATTGTGGTTTGTCCAGAGAAACAATGATCAAAAAGGCTGTTTTTGATAAAAACCTCAATCTTGAAATGCTTTTTCCTTCCCTAAGATTGATTAGCTGCTGGACAGCGGGGCAATCTAAAATATGGCTGAAAAAGCTTTATGACATATCTGGCAATATTCCGGTGCAAGGCAAAGGTTTATTGTCTACTGAAGGAGTGCTAAGTATTTCAATAGGACTGGATAAGCATCTGCTGGCTTATACTTCCCATTTTTATGAATTTAAAAACGAAAAAGGAGAAGTTTATAGGGCAGATAAAATCCTGCATGGCGAAACTTATGAAGTAATTATTACTACTGGAGGAGGTTTGTACCGCTATAACACACATGATTTGGTGAAATGCAGTGGTTTCCATAAAAGTGTTCCTTGTCTGGAATTTCTTGGGCGTTCAGGAAATGTGAGCGATTTAGTAGGAGAAAAAATTGCAGAAAGCAGTTTGGCGGAAATTTTTGAGCAAGCTTTGAAAATTTTTCCCAATATCGAAGCATTGTACTTATATCCTGAGCAACATCAAAGTAAAGCGAATTATCTGCTGATAATAGAAAGCCCATTGGCTGTGGAAACTGAACAGATTGTGAGTTTTGTAGAAACAGAGCTGTTTAATAATCCTTACTACAAACAGGCCATTGATTCAGGACAACTCGGCCGTATTTCTACTTTTAAAGTGGAAAAGAATTTCACTCGTAAACTAACACAACATTACCAATCAGTTAAAAAAATTAAAGATGGAGATTTAAAGCTTCCACTGCTTTTTCCACCAAACTTTTTAGCACCTATTCTTAAATGA
- a CDS encoding acyl-CoA dehydrogenase family protein: MDFGLNENQQMIAQMVRDFGAKEITPQRDQWDEEQYFPVEVMKKLGGLGLMGVLVPQEYGGSGFGYEEYVTAIMELSKVDPSIGLSMAAHNSLCTGHILQFANDEQKKKWLPKLATAEWIGAWGLTEPNTGSDAGNMKTTAVQDGDYWVINGAKNWITHGISRDIAVVIVRTGETGDSHGMTAFVVENGTEGFKGGRKENKLGMRLSETAEMIFEDCRVHKDNMLGNVGEGFIQAMKVLDGGRISIAALSLGIAEGAYEAALAYSKERHQFNQPISSFQGIAFKLADMATELEGAKLLTFQAADLKNKGKSVTKESAMAKYYASEVAVRNSVEAVQIFGGYGYTKDYPVEKYYRDSKLCTIGEGTSEIQKLVISRSILK, translated from the coding sequence ATGGATTTTGGATTGAATGAGAATCAACAAATGATCGCACAAATGGTGCGTGATTTTGGAGCAAAAGAAATTACACCACAACGCGACCAATGGGATGAAGAGCAATATTTCCCTGTGGAAGTCATGAAAAAACTAGGCGGCTTAGGCTTAATGGGGGTTTTAGTGCCTCAAGAATATGGCGGATCAGGTTTTGGATATGAAGAATATGTAACAGCTATTATGGAACTATCCAAAGTAGATCCTTCTATTGGTTTATCAATGGCTGCACATAATTCATTATGTACTGGTCATATTTTGCAATTTGCCAATGATGAACAAAAGAAAAAATGGTTGCCAAAATTAGCAACAGCCGAATGGATCGGAGCTTGGGGCTTAACGGAACCTAATACTGGTTCAGATGCTGGAAATATGAAAACCACTGCTGTTCAAGATGGTGACTATTGGGTAATCAATGGTGCTAAAAACTGGATTACACACGGTATTTCTAGAGATATTGCGGTAGTTATTGTGAGAACTGGTGAAACAGGCGATTCACATGGTATGACCGCATTTGTTGTGGAAAACGGAACGGAAGGTTTCAAAGGCGGCAGAAAAGAAAATAAATTAGGAATGCGTTTATCTGAAACGGCAGAAATGATTTTCGAAGACTGCCGTGTTCATAAAGATAATATGTTAGGTAATGTAGGAGAAGGATTCATTCAAGCTATGAAAGTGTTAGATGGCGGAAGAATTTCAATTGCTGCATTGTCATTAGGAATTGCTGAAGGTGCTTATGAAGCTGCTTTAGCTTATAGTAAGGAAAGACATCAATTCAACCAACCAATTTCAAGCTTTCAAGGAATTGCCTTTAAGTTGGCAGACATGGCTACGGAATTGGAAGGAGCTAAATTATTGACCTTCCAAGCTGCTGATTTAAAGAACAAAGGAAAAAGTGTTACTAAAGAATCTGCTATGGCAAAATATTATGCTTCTGAAGTAGCAGTAAGAAACTCTGTGGAGGCAGTACAGATTTTTGGTGGATACGGATATACAAAAGACTATCCTGTTGAAAAGTATTATAGAGATTCTAAACTATGTACGATTGGTGAGGGAACCTCTGAAATACAGAAATTGGTAATCAGCAGATCAATATTGAAGTAA
- a CDS encoding response regulator, which produces MSLPKQNFEVLIVDDDDMTVFLHQVYVKENEFHLDPKSFYNGKDAVEYFETYFNVNKHYCVLLDINMPILNGWEFMDLIIKKGMSQNVSIIILTSSINTADRKKAKDYDIVIDYIEKPLSAGYLSQLKTADKMKAYF; this is translated from the coding sequence ATGTCTTTACCTAAACAAAACTTCGAGGTTTTAATTGTGGATGATGATGACATGACTGTGTTTCTTCATCAGGTTTATGTAAAAGAAAATGAATTTCATTTAGACCCCAAAAGTTTTTACAATGGTAAAGACGCGGTTGAATATTTTGAAACTTATTTTAATGTCAATAAACACTATTGTGTCCTATTGGATATCAATATGCCGATTTTGAATGGTTGGGAATTTATGGATCTCATTATCAAAAAAGGAATGAGCCAGAATGTTTCTATCATAATTCTTACTTCTTCTATTAATACTGCTGATCGGAAAAAAGCTAAAGATTATGATATTGTAATAGATTATATTGAAAAGCCTCTTTCTGCTGGTTATTTGAGTCAATTAAAAACGGCAGATAAAATGAAAGCGTATTTTTAG
- a CDS encoding GAF domain-containing protein, with amino-acid sequence MKNFRFTIGNKILGGFITLILIFIVYAGITIFTVSQNSNLTATNSNVIKPSLTSIKDFNLLIIRSKMLVTNWVYLQSNETDKESLQAIHEEEYPAMKEKISALKENWEDEEQKLEMDTVFTEFEELMGVQKEIMESLVTFEDYEDPIVKFMASESIEREVIPRTDTVIAHLNEILVEKQNESEQYEAEVLESSNSLRNTSIILGIIFVVLGLIGAFWLATSITKPVNYIKDIIVKLGKGILPENNDRKFGNDEIGEMAVAVGQLVDGLKDTSYFAENIGNGKYDSDYEPLSEEDVLGNALINMRGNLRKVAEEDKKRNWSTEGLAMFGDILRKNNDNISLLSDDIISNLVKYTKSNQGGIFVINREDDDDPFLELTACYAWDKKKYLEQKIYEGEGLTGQAWLEGETIYMTEVPQDYVMITSGLGEANPNSVLIVPLKVNDEIYGIIELASFNEFAEHEREFVEKIAENIASTISSVKINERTSKLLEESREMTEQMRSQEEEMRQNMEELQATQEEMERAQREREDKEKIINYTNMMVELDGSFYINSINNVVSDKLGYSSSDLNGSELSKIVESKDSLKSLKGSLEAGKTWSGVVKMKNKSGEIVNAQFSCGPLSSQDSGGSSYLMIGAIVSNEELS; translated from the coding sequence ATGAAAAACTTTCGATTTACGATTGGTAATAAAATATTAGGTGGGTTTATAACCCTTATTTTAATATTTATTGTTTACGCGGGTATTACTATATTTACTGTTTCTCAAAACAGTAATTTAACCGCAACTAATTCCAATGTAATTAAGCCTTCCTTAACTAGCATTAAAGATTTCAACCTTTTGATCATCAGATCAAAAATGCTAGTAACCAATTGGGTATATCTTCAAAGCAACGAAACAGATAAAGAAAGTTTGCAAGCTATTCATGAGGAAGAATATCCTGCTATGAAAGAAAAAATTAGCGCTTTGAAGGAAAACTGGGAAGATGAGGAGCAGAAGCTTGAAATGGATACCGTTTTCACGGAATTTGAGGAATTGATGGGCGTTCAGAAAGAAATAATGGAAAGTTTGGTGACTTTCGAAGACTACGAGGATCCAATTGTTAAATTTATGGCTTCTGAATCAATTGAAAGAGAAGTGATTCCGAGAACTGATACCGTAATTGCACATCTAAATGAAATATTAGTCGAAAAACAAAATGAATCGGAGCAATATGAAGCAGAGGTACTAGAATCCTCAAATAGCTTGAGAAACACTTCAATTATTTTGGGGATAATTTTTGTGGTACTAGGATTAATAGGTGCTTTCTGGTTAGCGACTTCTATTACAAAACCGGTTAATTATATTAAAGACATCATTGTAAAATTAGGTAAAGGAATACTTCCAGAGAATAATGATCGGAAATTTGGCAATGATGAGATTGGTGAAATGGCTGTAGCAGTTGGTCAATTAGTAGACGGCTTAAAAGACACTTCATATTTTGCTGAAAACATTGGAAATGGAAAATATGACTCTGATTATGAGCCATTAAGTGAAGAGGATGTATTGGGTAATGCCCTAATTAACATGAGAGGCAACCTAAGAAAAGTAGCTGAAGAAGATAAGAAAAGAAATTGGTCAACTGAAGGTTTGGCTATGTTTGGCGATATTTTAAGAAAGAATAATGATAATATTTCTCTTCTCTCAGATGATATTATTTCAAATTTAGTGAAATATACTAAGTCTAATCAAGGTGGAATATTTGTAATTAACAGAGAAGATGATGATGATCCATTCTTAGAATTAACCGCATGTTATGCGTGGGATAAAAAGAAATATTTAGAACAAAAAATCTATGAAGGAGAAGGATTAACAGGTCAAGCTTGGTTAGAGGGTGAGACTATTTACATGACGGAAGTACCACAGGATTATGTAATGATTACTTCTGGATTAGGTGAAGCAAATCCAAACAGTGTTTTAATAGTTCCATTGAAAGTTAATGATGAGATTTATGGTATAATTGAACTAGCCTCTTTCAATGAATTTGCTGAACATGAAAGAGAGTTTGTGGAGAAAATTGCTGAAAATATTGCTTCTACTATTTCTTCCGTAAAAATCAATGAAAGGACTTCTAAGTTATTAGAAGAGTCCAGAGAAATGACTGAGCAAATGCGTTCTCAAGAAGAAGAGATGCGCCAAAACATGGAAGAGCTTCAGGCCACTCAGGAAGAAATGGAACGTGCACAGCGTGAAAGAGAAGACAAAGAAAAAATCATTAATTATACCAATATGATGGTAGAGTTAGATGGTTCGTTCTACATCAATAGCATAAATAATGTGGTCTCCGATAAATTAGGGTATTCTTCTTCTGATTTAAATGGAAGCGAATTATCGAAAATTGTAGAGTCTAAGGATTCTTTAAAATCATTGAAAGGATCTTTAGAAGCAGGTAAAACTTGGTCTGGGGTTGTTAAAATGAAAAACAAATCTGGGGAAATTGTAAATGCTCAATTCTCATGTGGACCATTAAGTAGCCAAGATTCTGGTGGAAGCAGTTACTTAATGATAGGAGCTATAGTTTCAAATGAAGAATTAAGTTAA
- a CDS encoding choice-of-anchor Q domain-containing protein — protein MPANWMKRLNKGFLFVFCGLSILGFASCSYEPEPTTEPINLSFSTDTLQFDTLFAERLSITKRLKIRNPSNKAVNISNIGFRNQSQAFQLTLNGRTQASFSDQLLLPEDSLLLLVSANIDQGNENNPFVIRDYLEVVNQSNSQSVVFEAWGQNANYLSDTILDCNTRWNSDKPYVLSGVVQVDSSCVLSIEPGTRIYSATETFLIINGSLQAEGNLENPIIFTNDRLDEPFASAPGQWGGIVFLEDSKNNYFKYTTIKNALFGVNLNIFNPDNEPDLTMENCFVGNMAISSVISLNSDFAAVNSLFYNTATRTVSHTGGGSAYYTHCTIANYFNTTREVPAAFFSDLDYDNDENEILDPMEVQLLNNIIYGRINDEIQFFEQQTGNLTLSFSHNLFKSSIEILSENNSIRNQDPSFVEIANEDFRLGEGSPAIDAALSTEIMSDIQGESRGAAPDIGAFEYVEIEE, from the coding sequence ATGCCAGCAAATTGGATGAAACGGCTCAATAAGGGCTTTTTATTTGTATTTTGTGGCTTATCTATTTTAGGATTTGCCTCTTGTTCCTATGAGCCAGAACCAACTACAGAGCCCATAAACCTCTCGTTCTCTACGGATACCTTGCAATTTGATACGCTTTTTGCAGAGAGATTAAGTATTACCAAAAGACTAAAAATTAGGAATCCTTCTAATAAGGCTGTAAATATTTCAAATATTGGTTTTAGAAACCAAAGTCAAGCCTTTCAATTGACTTTAAATGGTAGAACCCAAGCATCATTTTCTGACCAATTACTATTGCCAGAAGACAGCTTGCTTTTATTGGTTTCCGCCAATATTGACCAAGGAAATGAAAATAATCCGTTTGTGATTAGAGATTATTTGGAAGTAGTAAACCAAAGTAATTCCCAATCGGTTGTTTTTGAAGCTTGGGGTCAAAATGCAAATTATCTTTCTGATACAATATTAGATTGCAACACTAGATGGAATTCCGATAAGCCTTATGTTTTATCAGGTGTAGTTCAAGTGGATTCTTCTTGTGTATTAAGCATTGAACCTGGAACTCGAATTTATAGTGCCACTGAAACATTTCTAATTATTAATGGAAGCTTGCAAGCCGAGGGAAATCTTGAAAACCCCATTATTTTCACTAATGACAGATTAGACGAACCATTTGCTAGCGCTCCGGGACAATGGGGCGGAATTGTTTTTTTGGAAGACAGCAAAAACAATTATTTTAAATACACGACTATTAAAAATGCTCTTTTTGGTGTTAACTTAAATATTTTTAATCCAGATAATGAGCCGGATTTAACTATGGAAAATTGTTTTGTGGGAAACATGGCGATATCATCTGTCATTTCCTTAAACAGTGATTTTGCTGCAGTAAACTCGCTTTTTTATAATACTGCTACGCGCACAGTTTCACATACAGGTGGAGGAAGTGCATATTATACCCATTGCACAATTGCCAATTATTTTAATACTACTAGAGAAGTTCCGGCTGCTTTCTTTTCTGACTTAGATTATGATAATGATGAAAATGAAATTTTAGATCCAATGGAAGTTCAGCTATTGAATAATATCATTTATGGAAGGATCAACGATGAAATCCAGTTTTTTGAGCAGCAAACAGGTAACTTAACTCTTTCTTTTTCCCATAATTTATTCAAAAGCAGCATTGAAATATTAAGCGAAAACAATTCAATCAGAAACCAAGACCCTTCTTTTGTAGAAATAGCTAATGAAGATTTCCGCTTAGGAGAGGGCTCTCCGGCAATTGATGCTGCATTATCCACCGAAATCATGAGTGATATTCAAGGCGAATCTCGCGGAGCTGCTCCAGACATTGGAGCTTTTGAATATGTTGAAATTGAAGAATAA
- a CDS encoding threonine ammonia-lyase yields the protein MLLQETPKKEDILAAEKRIHDYVHRTPVFTSNQLNEMLGVNVYFKCENLQKVGAFKMRGASNAVLSLSKSQLKKGVATHSSGNHAQAVALTAKLAKIPAYIVMPQNAPEVKVEAVKKYGAEVIFCDSNLKAREDTLNDVIEKTGATFIHPYDNYDVIAGQATCAKEMIEDTDHLKAIFAPIGGGGLMAGTLLSAQYFGHKIPIIGAEPQGADDAYRSWKAGKLIPMENPDTIADGLRTSVGERNFPIIQKYIQDIVTVSDTEIIEAMRLIFNYLKLVVEPSGAVPFASMMKIAEKYKGNKVGVILCGGNVDLKKLPF from the coding sequence ATGCTCCTTCAAGAAACACCTAAAAAAGAGGATATACTTGCAGCCGAAAAAAGAATACATGATTACGTACACCGTACGCCTGTATTCACATCGAACCAATTGAATGAAATGTTAGGGGTAAACGTTTATTTTAAATGTGAAAATTTACAGAAAGTTGGCGCTTTCAAAATGCGTGGGGCTTCAAATGCCGTTTTATCCTTAAGTAAATCACAATTGAAAAAAGGAGTAGCTACACATTCATCTGGAAACCATGCGCAAGCAGTGGCATTAACTGCAAAATTGGCTAAAATACCTGCTTATATTGTTATGCCACAAAATGCTCCTGAAGTGAAAGTTGAAGCTGTAAAAAAGTACGGTGCAGAAGTTATTTTTTGCGACTCTAATTTGAAAGCTAGGGAAGATACTTTGAATGATGTTATAGAAAAAACGGGCGCTACTTTTATACATCCGTATGACAACTATGATGTGATTGCCGGACAAGCAACTTGTGCCAAAGAAATGATAGAAGATACAGACCATTTAAAAGCCATTTTCGCACCTATTGGTGGGGGCGGATTAATGGCCGGAACCTTACTTTCAGCTCAATATTTTGGTCATAAAATTCCAATTATTGGGGCAGAACCTCAAGGTGCCGATGATGCTTACCGATCATGGAAGGCTGGAAAACTGATTCCGATGGAAAATCCGGATACGATTGCGGATGGGCTTAGAACTTCTGTTGGAGAAAGAAATTTTCCTATTATTCAAAAATATATACAAGACATCGTAACGGTAAGTGATACGGAAATAATTGAAGCAATGCGTTTAATCTTTAATTATTTAAAATTAGTGGTTGAACCATCAGGTGCTGTACCTTTTGCATCAATGATGAAAATCGCAGAAAAATATAAAGGAAATAAAGTAGGGGTAATCCTTTGTGGTGGAAATGTCGATTTAAAAAAACTCCCTTTTTGA